From the genome of Ornithobacterium rhinotracheale, one region includes:
- the lptC gene encoding LPS export ABC transporter periplasmic protein LptC, whose amino-acid sequence MRQLELSFKSHKKAALCIGAALLFFSCEESKTDDLGKINRNFADRTTINAHVIHKDSGVVRLDLKTPLIEEYTLIDSPYTLMRKGLDLTFYNQKLEPNFLRADWAKIQQKTKFYEGKGNVVMINNDGDTLKTQKIFWDSQNRKIYTHDTVTIARADGTRIISENGLEGSEDFKQFTFFKNHGEINADQKNQKKTTQSPVSRQVIDKNILPLEPKTKEIQD is encoded by the coding sequence ATGAGACAACTCGAATTGTCCTTTAAATCACACAAAAAAGCAGCCCTATGCATAGGGGCTGCTTTGCTTTTTTTCTCTTGTGAAGAATCTAAAACCGATGATTTGGGGAAAATCAATCGAAATTTTGCAGATAGAACCACCATCAATGCACATGTAATTCATAAGGATTCGGGCGTGGTGCGACTGGATTTAAAAACCCCGCTAATCGAGGAATATACCTTGATAGATTCTCCATACACCCTTATGCGAAAAGGTTTGGATTTAACTTTTTATAACCAAAAATTAGAGCCAAATTTTTTAAGAGCAGATTGGGCTAAAATTCAGCAAAAAACCAAATTCTATGAAGGCAAAGGGAATGTTGTGATGATCAATAACGATGGAGATACACTCAAAACACAAAAGATTTTCTGGGATAGCCAAAATAGAAAAATCTACACCCACGACACCGTAACCATTGCACGTGCCGATGGCACTAGAATTATCTCTGAAAATGGACTGGAGGGGAGTGAAGATTTTAAACAATTTACTTTTTTCAAAAACCATGGGGAAATCAATGCCGATCAGAAAAATCAAAAAAAAACCACACAATCCCCAGTTTCGAGACAAGTGATAGACAAAAATATCTTACCTTTGGAACCTAAAACCAAAGAAATTCAGGATTAA
- a CDS encoding exodeoxyribonuclease III → MKIISYNVNGIRAAIKKGFIEWLSQTNPDVICLQEVKALEEQVDLEEVKKMGYQVFWNAADKKGYSGVAIFSKIPPKSVESDTGVAHLDGEGRVIRADFEDFSVISLYLPSGTNIDRLDFKLQFCDEFSNYIHDLEKKYNKLIICGDYNICHEAIDIHDPVRLKNVSGFLPVEREWMTHYMNYCNLVDAFREFNDQPGQYTWWSYRANAKQNNKGWRIDYHMVTENLKSKLKRSVILPEINFSDHCPILLEVE, encoded by the coding sequence ATGAAAATAATCTCTTATAATGTAAATGGAATCCGTGCCGCCATCAAAAAAGGCTTTATTGAGTGGCTTTCTCAAACGAATCCCGATGTGATTTGCCTTCAAGAAGTTAAGGCACTCGAGGAGCAAGTGGATTTAGAGGAAGTCAAGAAAATGGGATATCAAGTATTTTGGAACGCGGCTGACAAAAAAGGCTATAGTGGCGTGGCGATTTTTTCTAAAATCCCACCAAAAAGTGTTGAAAGCGACACTGGAGTGGCTCATCTTGATGGCGAGGGACGCGTAATCCGTGCGGATTTCGAAGACTTTTCTGTAATTTCGCTGTATTTGCCAAGTGGCACTAATATCGACAGGTTGGATTTCAAACTTCAGTTTTGTGATGAGTTTTCTAATTACATTCACGATTTAGAAAAAAAATATAACAAATTGATTATTTGTGGCGATTACAACATCTGTCATGAGGCGATTGATATTCACGACCCCGTTCGCTTGAAAAATGTTTCTGGATTCTTGCCCGTTGAACGCGAATGGATGACGCATTACATGAATTACTGCAACCTAGTAGATGCTTTTCGTGAATTTAACGACCAGCCGGGGCAATATACTTGGTGGAGCTACCGCGCCAATGCTAAACAAAACAACAAGGGCTGGAGAATTGATTACCACATGGTAACAGAAAATTTAAAATCTAAACTTAAACGCAGCGTAATTTTACCAGAGATAAATTTTTCAGACCACTGCCCCATTTTACTAGAAGTAGAATAA
- a CDS encoding DUF4270 family protein — protein MKNKFLKLKEFAFLLAGFFIFESCEQGDNPVGANILSSSTIQTQSTEVSLSAANLSPEPVASGKTISQVIFQIPRGSRGTVQESVSGASIGVYSEPIFGKTQASFYSQLRLSALNPTFGQNAKVDSVVLVLPIAAFAKKDTLAVREKLVNTTYTLNKVDGGCSVKDTAYTYHRSVKFKVDSLYGNTNEKINLQVHLVTENMGTIKQSLMSDKGFATGALLGQKTIDNTAWIRKTIVSPRENSKYKLAKEVSSESIPSYRVRLDGLENTLETLFVKQPNNGSDQITFLNNVMNGIKISTDSDNGFIFNFDPAKAKVLMFFSYDNPRFKDQNNNNIDDDEEGCTVRSNPKRLSASYEFIMGSQNINDMGYYAVSQIQVSNAGAALSPGKLFLSGMGGNSVRLSLDGQQIEALRKKFNKEHIAITDAVITFSPNLVAQGSLPLPQYLYLYNDTQKKVLADYAVFPFRAISHAYDKGKNEYKLRITQFLKNIVEKGEPKDDLRLMLGDYPAPAGQVFFMPSAYNASNNIYNPYRVILNNANLKIEVSYTNP, from the coding sequence ATGAAAAATAAATTTTTAAAACTTAAAGAATTCGCTTTTTTGTTGGCTGGGTTCTTCATATTTGAGAGCTGTGAGCAAGGAGATAATCCTGTGGGGGCAAATATCTTGTCTAGCAGCACAATCCAAACTCAAAGCACAGAAGTTTCACTTTCTGCTGCCAATCTATCGCCAGAGCCCGTGGCATCTGGAAAAACCATTTCTCAAGTGATTTTTCAAATCCCAAGAGGTAGTAGAGGGACTGTGCAAGAAAGTGTGAGCGGAGCAAGCATAGGGGTGTATAGTGAGCCCATTTTTGGGAAAACGCAGGCTTCTTTTTACAGCCAATTGCGTTTAAGTGCATTGAATCCTACTTTTGGTCAGAATGCTAAAGTGGATTCGGTTGTTCTCGTGCTACCCATAGCGGCTTTTGCTAAAAAAGATACGCTTGCCGTGCGCGAGAAATTGGTAAATACAACTTATACTTTAAATAAGGTAGATGGGGGTTGCTCGGTGAAAGATACGGCTTATACCTATCATCGTTCAGTTAAGTTTAAGGTGGATTCTCTCTACGGGAATACAAATGAGAAAATAAACTTGCAAGTGCATCTGGTGACCGAGAATATGGGAACGATTAAGCAATCTTTAATGTCTGATAAAGGATTTGCAACGGGAGCTCTTTTAGGGCAGAAAACCATTGATAATACGGCTTGGATAAGAAAAACCATTGTTTCGCCACGAGAAAATAGTAAATACAAATTAGCAAAAGAAGTTTCCTCAGAAAGTATTCCGTCTTATAGAGTGAGGCTAGATGGGCTAGAAAACACTTTGGAAACATTATTTGTAAAGCAGCCGAATAATGGTTCGGATCAAATTACTTTCTTAAATAATGTAATGAATGGTATAAAAATTAGTACAGATAGCGATAATGGATTTATATTTAATTTTGATCCTGCCAAGGCGAAAGTTTTGATGTTCTTTAGTTATGATAATCCTAGGTTTAAAGATCAAAATAATAACAATATAGATGATGATGAGGAAGGGTGTACAGTGCGTTCAAATCCTAAGCGTTTGAGTGCTTCTTATGAATTCATAATGGGCTCTCAAAACATTAATGATATGGGGTATTATGCTGTAAGTCAGATTCAGGTGTCTAATGCAGGGGCTGCATTATCTCCAGGGAAATTGTTCCTTTCAGGCATGGGAGGGAATAGTGTGAGATTGTCTCTAGATGGGCAACAAATCGAGGCACTTCGCAAAAAATTTAACAAAGAACATATCGCGATTACAGATGCTGTTATTACATTTTCTCCTAACTTGGTGGCACAAGGAAGCCTTCCATTGCCGCAGTACCTATATCTGTACAATGATACGCAGAAAAAAGTTTTGGCAGACTATGCAGTTTTCCCATTTAGAGCAATTAGTCATGCGTATGACAAAGGCAAAAATGAGTATAAATTAAGAATTACTCAATTCTTGAAAAATATTGTAGAAAAAGGAGAGCCTAAAGATGATTTACGTTTAATGCTTGGTGATTATCCAGCACCAGCGGGTCAAGTATTTTTTATGCCTTCGGCTTATAATGCCAGCAACAATATTTATAATCCGTATCGAGTGATTTTGAATAATGCAAACTTGAAAATTGAAGTTTCGTACACAAATCCATAA
- a CDS encoding glycogen/starch synthase has product MRILYVSTELNPYTPENTLSNAALELPKMANQEGNDVRIFMPKFGVINERRHQLHEVIRLSGMNIIINDLDQPLIIKVASLPNEKMQVYFIDNDDYFKHKGIYADEETGDFFENNDERAIFFTKGILETVKKLNWKPDIIHAQGWMSSFLPLYLKKYYSDDAFFKDVKMVYSVFDNPFSGELSSDVVDKVAFDKIAKKAYKHLETPNFNNLLKLGIDHSDLVIQGDEVIPEEVEEYIQSVKKLFKTFDRELPIRELYAEIIEGKEDEE; this is encoded by the coding sequence ATGCGCATTTTATACGTTTCTACAGAGCTAAACCCTTATACTCCAGAAAACACTTTGTCCAACGCAGCCTTGGAATTGCCAAAGATGGCAAACCAAGAGGGGAATGATGTTAGGATTTTTATGCCAAAATTTGGGGTAATCAATGAGCGGAGACATCAATTGCACGAGGTGATTCGCCTTTCTGGGATGAACATTATTATCAATGATTTAGACCAGCCATTAATCATCAAAGTGGCATCGCTTCCAAATGAAAAAATGCAAGTGTACTTCATCGATAACGATGATTATTTTAAACACAAAGGGATTTATGCAGACGAGGAAACGGGTGATTTCTTTGAGAATAACGACGAGAGAGCGATTTTCTTTACCAAAGGGATCTTAGAAACGGTAAAAAAATTGAATTGGAAGCCAGACATCATTCATGCACAAGGCTGGATGTCTTCTTTCTTGCCACTTTATTTAAAGAAATATTATTCAGACGATGCTTTCTTTAAAGATGTGAAGATGGTGTATTCAGTTTTTGATAATCCATTCAGCGGGGAATTGAGTAGCGATGTTGTGGATAAAGTTGCTTTTGATAAAATTGCTAAAAAAGCATATAAGCATTTAGAAACCCCAAACTTTAATAATCTTTTGAAACTCGGAATTGATCACTCAGATCTTGTAATTCAGGGCGATGAGGTGATTCCAGAGGAGGTGGAAGAGTATATCCAATCTGTCAAAAAACTCTTTAAGACCTTTGATAGAGAATTGCCGATCAGAGAGCTGTATGCCGAAATCATTGAGGGTAAAGAAGACGAAGAATAA
- the panC gene encoding pantoate--beta-alanine ligase, whose translation MRKIYTTQEMKNWVESQRKQNKSIGFVPTMGALHAGHLSLIKQCKADNDVCVASVFVNPTQFNNPEDLEKYPRHPEKDAELLEHANCDAVFFPTVEDIYPEGEKSESFDFNGLENQMEGKFRPGHFDGVGTIVNKFFEIIQPNCAYFGEKDFQQLRIIQTMVEKKGHHIEIVPMPIFREDDGLAMSSRNQRLSPEFRNASPKIYEILKKVNSLKNEFSPQEVKQRVEELFAQTDLELEYFAICDEETLHEISTWNDSENIRAFVAVYAGDIRLIDNLKID comes from the coding sequence ATGAGAAAAATCTACACCACTCAGGAGATGAAAAACTGGGTAGAAAGCCAGCGAAAGCAAAATAAAAGCATTGGCTTTGTTCCCACAATGGGTGCGCTACACGCGGGGCATCTTTCCCTCATCAAGCAATGCAAAGCAGATAACGATGTTTGTGTAGCTTCGGTTTTCGTAAACCCTACGCAATTCAACAATCCAGAAGATTTAGAAAAATACCCAAGGCACCCAGAAAAAGACGCCGAACTACTCGAGCATGCGAATTGCGATGCGGTGTTTTTTCCTACGGTAGAGGACATTTATCCCGAAGGCGAAAAATCAGAATCTTTTGATTTTAATGGGCTTGAAAATCAAATGGAGGGCAAGTTCCGTCCGGGGCATTTTGATGGCGTAGGCACCATCGTGAATAAATTTTTTGAAATCATTCAGCCCAATTGTGCTTATTTTGGCGAAAAAGATTTTCAGCAATTGCGCATCATTCAAACAATGGTCGAGAAGAAAGGGCACCACATCGAAATCGTGCCAATGCCTATCTTTAGAGAAGACGACGGACTGGCGATGAGCTCTCGTAATCAGCGATTAAGTCCTGAATTTAGAAATGCTTCGCCCAAGATTTACGAGATATTAAAAAAAGTAAATTCGCTTAAAAACGAGTTTTCGCCCCAAGAGGTAAAACAAAGGGTAGAAGAACTCTTTGCTCAAACGGATTTGGAATTGGAATATTTTGCAATCTGCGATGAAGAAACGCTTCACGAAATCAGCACTTGGAACGATAGTGAAAACATTCGTGCTTTTGTGGCGGTATACGCAGGAGACATCCGTTTAATCGACAATTTAAAAATCGATTAA
- the panD gene encoding aspartate 1-decarboxylase → MLLNMFKSKIHRVTVTGAELNYIGSITIDQNLVDAANMLEGEKVQIVNINNGERLETYIICGERGSGEIVLNGPAARKVQKGDQVIIIAYAQMTEEEARNFQPTVIFPNEKTNLLK, encoded by the coding sequence ATGTTACTTAATATGTTTAAATCTAAAATCCACCGCGTTACTGTAACGGGAGCGGAGCTCAACTACATCGGGAGCATCACGATAGACCAAAATTTGGTAGATGCAGCTAACATGTTGGAGGGCGAAAAAGTACAAATTGTAAACATAAACAACGGCGAACGCCTTGAGACTTATATCATTTGTGGCGAGCGTGGCTCCGGCGAAATCGTACTGAATGGTCCTGCAGCAAGAAAGGTGCAAAAAGGCGATCAAGTCATCATTATCGCTTATGCGCAAATGACTGAAGAGGAGGCTAGAAACTTTCAACCCACGGTGATTTTCCCTAACGAAAAAACGAATTTACTGAAATAA
- a CDS encoding lysylphosphatidylglycerol synthase transmembrane domain-containing protein, with protein sequence MSKRLKTTLTLLVSILLAIALIAYSLSGIDFDQTMDSLRQANYFWIGVSVVLGIMAYWFRSQRWRLLLAPMGYQVSAKRSFIAVCMNYFWNLLIPRSGEIARCTSLYALDKTPVDKSFGTVISERLIDMLCLLFIAFMALVTNIDLIQKLISEVLLTRNQTGEAGSNTRLYLLGGALLLIVLVLFIFRKKIKTLSFYPKIRQFVYGIQQGLKSIFQLKRKGEFILYTLLIWVSYFFMTYVVVFALPETEHLGIADGFYLLLVGGIGMVIPASGGIGAYHSAMRLGFIVLGFSKEVGVTFAFLVHTPHTLIALGLGLISFVLAYFDKKRAQS encoded by the coding sequence ATGAGCAAACGGCTAAAAACTACGCTCACGCTTTTGGTATCTATTCTTTTGGCGATTGCTCTGATTGCTTATTCGCTCTCGGGAATAGATTTTGACCAAACGATGGATTCGCTACGCCAGGCAAATTATTTCTGGATTGGGGTTTCGGTTGTATTGGGCATTATGGCGTATTGGTTCCGCAGCCAGCGTTGGCGTTTGCTCTTAGCACCGATGGGCTACCAAGTGAGTGCCAAACGCTCGTTTATAGCCGTGTGTATGAATTATTTTTGGAATCTCTTAATTCCACGCTCGGGCGAAATTGCGCGCTGCACCTCGCTCTACGCACTGGATAAGACCCCTGTGGACAAGTCTTTTGGCACCGTGATTAGTGAGCGCTTAATCGATATGCTCTGCCTGCTTTTCATTGCCTTTATGGCACTTGTTACCAACATTGATTTAATCCAAAAACTCATCAGCGAGGTGCTCCTCACGCGTAACCAAACTGGCGAGGCTGGGAGCAACACCCGTTTATACCTGCTAGGGGGAGCGCTCTTGCTCATCGTGCTAGTGCTTTTTATTTTCAGAAAAAAGATTAAAACCCTTAGCTTCTACCCTAAAATTAGACAATTCGTCTACGGCATTCAGCAGGGGTTAAAGAGCATTTTTCAGCTGAAAAGAAAGGGGGAATTTATCCTTTACACGCTTTTAATTTGGGTCTCCTACTTCTTTATGACTTATGTGGTAGTCTTTGCCCTGCCCGAAACCGAACATTTGGGCATTGCTGATGGGTTCTATCTCTTGCTTGTAGGCGGCATCGGCATGGTGATTCCTGCTAGTGGCGGTATTGGAGCCTACCACTCTGCAATGCGACTAGGATTCATCGTATTAGGCTTTTCTAAAGAAGTAGGGGTAACATTTGCTTTCTTAGTGCATACACCACATACTTTAATCGCACTAGGATTAGGTTTAATTTCTTTTGTATTAGCTTATTTTGATAAGAAAAGGGCTCAGTCTTAA
- a CDS encoding helix-turn-helix domain-containing protein: protein MTQEKALDILKSGRNVFLTGSAGTGKTYTLNKYIEYLKSHKIPVAITASTGIAATHLNGMTVHSWSGIGIKSHIETAHLQKLKERKYMRDKMKDVRVLIIDEISMLHKNQLNAINDVLQYFKGNPLPFGGIQIVFSGDFFQLPPIGEEWEEARDKFCFMSTAWVDAKPFICYLTKQHRQSNNPLNQLLNEMRAGEVSPLSYDIVNEKIQETMYSDINRFPQLYTHNADVDKINQQKLKLIDTPPEKFTATAKGNRSLIEIMKNNILAPFEFELKKEAEVMFVKNNFEKKFFNGTLGVVKDFSEDGYPIVETKDGNLIVAEPEEWKIEDENGKTLASITQIPLRLAWAITVHKSQGMTLDEACIDLRKTFEKGQGYVALSRLRDLEGLTLLGVNEVAMQLDELAFKADKRFLELSDWADDTFSTEDLKREHIPFIVKCGGQIEPVKVLSQTETKEKGKKSTLIITKEMLEEGMSPEEIAKKRDLTESTIYGHLNKLKTQFPELNFSSYIACDPHIVDRVRNLVDNLNFEDGEIRLKPIYDTLKEEIPYSEIRKALLLV from the coding sequence TTGACGCAAGAAAAAGCATTAGACATATTAAAATCTGGGCGAAATGTTTTCCTTACAGGTTCTGCTGGTACAGGAAAGACTTATACCCTCAACAAATATATCGAATATTTAAAATCTCATAAAATCCCTGTCGCCATCACGGCAAGCACGGGAATTGCTGCCACACACCTCAATGGGATGACGGTGCATTCCTGGAGTGGAATCGGCATTAAAAGCCACATAGAAACTGCCCACCTGCAAAAATTGAAGGAACGAAAGTACATGAGGGACAAAATGAAAGATGTGCGTGTACTCATCATAGATGAAATTTCTATGTTGCACAAGAATCAACTTAACGCCATAAACGATGTTTTACAGTACTTCAAAGGCAATCCCTTACCATTTGGAGGTATTCAGATAGTGTTTTCAGGCGACTTTTTTCAGCTGCCACCAATTGGAGAAGAATGGGAAGAAGCCAGAGATAAATTCTGCTTCATGTCCACCGCTTGGGTAGATGCCAAGCCTTTTATTTGCTACTTAACCAAACAACATCGCCAAAGTAACAATCCACTCAATCAATTGCTCAACGAAATGCGTGCTGGCGAGGTGAGCCCTTTATCTTATGACATAGTAAATGAAAAGATACAAGAAACGATGTATTCCGACATCAATCGTTTTCCACAACTTTATACACACAATGCTGATGTAGATAAAATCAATCAACAAAAATTAAAATTGATTGATACGCCACCAGAGAAATTCACCGCTACTGCAAAAGGAAATAGATCACTGATTGAAATCATGAAAAATAACATTTTGGCTCCTTTTGAATTTGAACTAAAGAAAGAAGCTGAAGTGATGTTTGTGAAAAATAATTTTGAAAAGAAATTTTTCAACGGAACACTAGGTGTAGTTAAAGATTTTTCTGAAGATGGATACCCTATTGTAGAAACCAAAGATGGAAACTTGATTGTAGCGGAACCAGAAGAATGGAAAATAGAGGACGAAAACGGGAAAACTTTAGCCTCCATCACCCAAATTCCTCTGCGTTTGGCATGGGCAATCACTGTGCACAAAAGTCAGGGCATGACATTGGATGAGGCTTGCATAGATTTGCGCAAAACTTTTGAAAAAGGGCAAGGCTATGTCGCACTATCTCGATTGAGAGACCTAGAAGGGCTCACGCTGCTAGGCGTGAACGAAGTAGCTATGCAGCTCGACGAATTGGCATTCAAAGCAGATAAACGCTTTCTAGAACTCTCGGACTGGGCAGACGACACCTTCTCTACCGAAGATTTAAAACGAGAGCACATTCCTTTTATTGTAAAATGTGGCGGACAAATTGAACCTGTAAAAGTGTTAAGCCAAACTGAAACCAAAGAAAAAGGCAAAAAAAGCACTCTCATAATTACCAAAGAAATGCTCGAAGAAGGCATGTCTCCCGAAGAAATAGCAAAAAAAAGAGACCTTACAGAATCTACTATTTACGGGCATTTGAATAAATTAAAAACACAATTTCCAGAATTAAATTTCTCCTCCTACATTGCATGCGATCCGCACATTGTAGATCGTGTGCGCAACCTCGTTGATAATTTAAATTTTGAAGATGGCGAAATAAGATTAAAACCTATTTACGACACACTGAAAGAAGAAATCCCCTATTCCGAAATACGAAAAGCTTTACTTTTAGTCTAA